A portion of the Chlamydia caviae GPIC genome contains these proteins:
- a CDS encoding class I SAM-dependent methyltransferase: protein MSRYSSNKKHHSSRKTERNSTSWEPIAEDYHKIVQGEGHYYHKEVILPKLLPLMNLQSEDSLVDIGCGQGILERAIPKECGYLGLDISPSLISIARKLRKSRDHEFKIQDLTKRLVLETPQSFSHAVAILSLQNMETPERAIKNTSKLLNDGGRFFMVLNHPCFRIPRVSSWHYDEDKKLLSRKIDRYLSKITVSIVAHPGKKQSESSISFHFPLSYWTQALSKYGFVIENMEEWISPKKSIGAHAKAENLCREEFPLFLMISCIKTHKN, encoded by the coding sequence ATGTCTCGTTATTCATCCAATAAAAAGCACCACTCTTCTAGGAAAACAGAAAGAAATTCTACTTCCTGGGAGCCCATCGCTGAAGATTATCATAAGATCGTTCAGGGAGAGGGGCATTATTATCATAAAGAGGTCATTCTTCCTAAGCTACTTCCCCTAATGAATCTACAATCTGAAGATTCTTTGGTGGATATCGGTTGTGGCCAGGGAATTTTAGAAAGAGCCATTCCTAAGGAGTGCGGATATTTAGGGTTAGATATCTCTCCGAGCTTGATCTCTATAGCAAGGAAATTGAGAAAGTCACGAGACCATGAGTTTAAAATCCAAGATCTTACAAAAAGGTTAGTCCTAGAGACTCCCCAGTCTTTTTCCCATGCTGTAGCTATTTTGTCGCTACAAAATATGGAAACCCCAGAGCGAGCGATTAAAAACACTTCGAAGCTTCTTAACGATGGAGGCCGGTTCTTTATGGTGTTAAATCATCCTTGTTTTCGTATTCCTAGAGTGTCTTCGTGGCATTACGACGAAGATAAAAAGCTTCTTTCAAGAAAGATCGATCGCTATCTTTCTAAAATAACCGTTTCGATTGTTGCACACCCTGGGAAAAAACAGTCAGAATCTTCTATTTCTTTTCACTTTCCTCTAAGTTATTGGACCCAAGCATTATCAAAATATGGGTTCGTTATTGAGAATATGGAAGAGTGGATATCACCGAAAAAATCCATAGGAGCACACGCAAAAGCAGAAAACCTTTGTCGCGAAGAGTTTCCATTATTCTTAATGATCTCATGTATTAAAACTCATAAGAACTAA
- a CDS encoding YhjD/YihY/BrkB family envelope integrity protein: MFRKLSIFSRKKKNPKSGFRNNRIIRSFLLAPQVLVKNEVSKEACVLSYYGLFSCIPILVFFLRLSQHLFANLDWKEWLLVRFPDYKEPILAIVAAAHNATTSNIGLVLVGSFFVFCWAGILMLLSLEDGLNKIFRTGWTPISVQRLIAYFIITLVSPMIFIIVCGSWIYITQIMPVAYAKLFSLSHSITILYVFSRLTPYLFIYLALFCCYAFLPRVSVQKTAALIAALTAGTLWIFFQKVFFCLQFYLFNYSFTYGALVALPSFLLLLYLYAMLYLFGGAFTFLIQNQGCNFILPTEKYLPNCYVKLVVCTYILSVISRDFDEAFTSPTARSIAKNSKIPIGEIFQSLDILENEGLILSYKKAYKPTHNISGLTIKDVVEKLLHLKTFNQIHPDTALSLIQSSLRDMFDQATKSPYNLTLSDIAGKIK; the protein is encoded by the coding sequence ATGTTTCGAAAGCTCTCGATATTTTCTAGAAAGAAAAAGAATCCAAAATCGGGATTTCGAAATAACCGAATCATTAGGTCGTTCTTATTGGCTCCCCAAGTTTTAGTGAAAAATGAGGTGTCTAAGGAAGCGTGTGTTTTAAGTTACTATGGTTTGTTCAGCTGCATTCCGATACTGGTCTTTTTCCTAAGGTTGTCTCAGCATCTTTTTGCAAATCTTGATTGGAAAGAATGGCTTCTAGTTAGGTTTCCTGATTATAAAGAGCCCATTTTAGCAATTGTAGCGGCAGCGCACAATGCTACAACAAGCAATATCGGTTTGGTATTGGTGGGTAGCTTCTTTGTCTTTTGTTGGGCAGGGATTCTTATGCTTTTATCTTTAGAAGATGGTTTGAATAAGATCTTTAGAACAGGTTGGACTCCGATATCTGTGCAGAGATTAATCGCGTATTTCATCATTACGCTTGTCAGCCCAATGATCTTTATTATTGTTTGCGGCTCGTGGATTTACATTACGCAAATCATGCCTGTAGCCTATGCAAAGCTCTTTTCTTTAAGCCACTCTATTACCATTTTATATGTCTTTTCACGGTTGACTCCCTATTTATTCATTTATCTAGCGTTATTTTGCTGTTATGCTTTTCTGCCTAGAGTTTCTGTGCAAAAGACAGCCGCGTTAATCGCGGCGCTCACAGCAGGAACTCTCTGGATCTTTTTTCAGAAGGTTTTCTTCTGTTTGCAATTTTACTTATTTAACTACAGTTTTACTTATGGAGCTTTAGTCGCGCTACCTTCATTTCTACTTCTTCTTTATCTCTACGCGATGCTGTATCTTTTTGGAGGAGCGTTTACTTTTCTTATTCAAAATCAAGGATGCAATTTCATTCTTCCTACGGAAAAATACTTGCCGAATTGCTATGTAAAACTTGTGGTGTGTACCTATATTCTTTCTGTGATCTCGAGAGATTTTGATGAGGCTTTTACGTCTCCCACAGCAAGGAGCATAGCCAAAAATTCTAAGATTCCTATCGGAGAGATATTCCAATCTTTGGATATCTTGGAAAATGAAGGCTTAATTCTTTCTTATAAGAAAGCGTATAAGCCTACGCATAATATTTCAGGGCTTACTATTAAAGATGTTGTTGAGAAGCTTCTACACCTGAAAACCTTTAATCAAATCCATCCAGACACAGCGTTAAGTTTAATACAAAGTAGTCTGAGAGATATGTTTGATCAAGCAACGAAAAGTCCTTACAACCTCACTCTCTCGGATATCGCTGGAAAGATAAAATGA
- the accB gene encoding acetyl-CoA carboxylase biotin carboxyl carrier protein: MDLKQIEKLMIAMGRNSMKRFAIKREGLELELERDTGDKPNQEPVFYDSRLFAGFSQERPIPTDPNKTVAKDVASEKTEADSQQSPGDFISSPLVGTFYSSPSPDSPSFVKPGDMVSEDTIVCIVEAMKVMNEVKAGMSGRVVEVLITNGDAVQFGSKLFRIVKAE; this comes from the coding sequence ATGGATTTAAAGCAAATAGAAAAGCTCATGATTGCTATGGGAAGAAATAGCATGAAACGTTTTGCGATAAAACGTGAAGGGCTAGAGCTTGAACTGGAAAGAGACACAGGAGACAAACCTAATCAAGAACCTGTATTTTACGATAGTAGGTTATTTGCTGGTTTTTCTCAGGAACGTCCTATTCCCACTGATCCTAATAAAACAGTAGCAAAAGATGTGGCTTCAGAAAAAACAGAAGCCGACTCCCAACAATCTCCGGGAGATTTTATTAGCTCTCCTCTCGTAGGAACATTTTACAGCTCTCCTTCTCCTGACTCTCCCTCTTTCGTTAAGCCCGGGGATATGGTTTCTGAAGATACGATTGTTTGTATTGTAGAAGCTATGAAAGTTATGAATGAAGTTAAGGCCGGAATGTCTGGTCGCGTTGTCGAAGTCTTAATCACCAATGGTGATGCAGTACAATTTGGATCTAAGTTATTTCGTATAGTTAAAGCTGAATAA
- the accC gene encoding acetyl-CoA carboxylase biotin carboxylase subunit: MKKVLIANRGEIAVRIIRACHDLGLSTVAVYSLADQEALHVLLADEAVCIGEPQAGKSYLKISNILAACEITGADAVHPGYGFLSENPNFASICESCGLTFIGPSSESIATMGDKIAAKQLAKKIKCPVIPGSEGIIKDEAEGLKIAEKIGFPIVIKAVAGGGGRGIRIVREKDEFFRAFSAAKAEAEAGFNNPDVYIEKFIENPRHLEVQVLGDKHGNYVHLGERDCTVQRRRQKLIEETPSPILTPELRTKVGKVAVDLARSANYHSVGTVEFLLDKDKKFYFMEMNTRIQVEHTITEEVTGIDLLKEQIYVAMGKKLAWKQKNIVFTGHVIQCRINAEDPSNNFAPSPGRLDYYLPPAGPSIRVDGACYSGYAIPPYYDSMIAKVISKGKNREEAIAIMKRALKEFHIGGVHSTIPFHQFMLDNPQFINSDYDINYVDHLLSQGNTLF, encoded by the coding sequence ATGAAAAAAGTCTTAATAGCTAATCGTGGGGAAATTGCGGTACGTATTATACGTGCGTGTCATGATCTTGGCTTATCCACAGTCGCAGTATATTCCCTAGCAGATCAAGAAGCTTTGCACGTGCTATTAGCAGACGAAGCTGTTTGTATAGGAGAACCTCAAGCTGGGAAATCCTATTTAAAAATATCTAATATTTTAGCTGCTTGTGAGATTACAGGTGCAGATGCTGTTCATCCCGGTTATGGTTTTTTAAGTGAGAATCCGAATTTTGCTTCTATTTGTGAAAGTTGTGGATTGACTTTCATTGGCCCTAGCTCAGAGTCTATAGCGACAATGGGAGATAAAATAGCGGCAAAACAGCTGGCTAAAAAGATTAAATGTCCTGTGATTCCAGGTTCTGAGGGCATTATCAAAGACGAAGCTGAGGGATTAAAAATCGCTGAAAAAATAGGCTTCCCTATAGTGATTAAGGCTGTTGCTGGTGGTGGTGGCCGGGGTATCCGCATCGTTAGAGAGAAAGATGAATTTTTCCGTGCTTTCTCAGCGGCGAAAGCAGAAGCAGAAGCAGGATTTAATAATCCTGATGTTTATATTGAAAAGTTCATTGAAAACCCAAGGCACTTAGAAGTCCAGGTCCTTGGAGATAAGCATGGCAATTATGTCCATCTTGGAGAAAGAGACTGTACGGTACAAAGACGTCGGCAAAAACTGATTGAAGAGACTCCTAGTCCTATACTCACTCCAGAATTACGTACCAAGGTAGGGAAGGTTGCTGTAGATCTAGCGAGAAGTGCCAACTACCACTCTGTAGGGACTGTAGAGTTCTTGTTAGATAAAGATAAGAAGTTCTACTTCATGGAAATGAACACGCGTATTCAGGTAGAGCATACGATTACGGAAGAAGTTACAGGGATTGATCTTCTTAAAGAGCAGATTTATGTAGCGATGGGGAAAAAGCTTGCTTGGAAACAGAAAAACATTGTTTTCACGGGGCATGTTATCCAGTGTCGTATTAATGCTGAGGATCCGAGCAATAACTTTGCCCCATCTCCGGGTCGTTTAGATTACTATCTTCCTCCTGCGGGGCCTTCAATACGTGTGGATGGAGCTTGCTATAGCGGCTACGCTATTCCTCCTTACTATGATTCTATGATTGCTAAGGTGATTTCTAAGGGAAAGAACCGTGAAGAGGCTATAGCCATTATGAAGCGTGCTTTAAAAGAGTTTCATATTGGAGGGGTGCATTCTACTATACCTTTCCATCAATTCATGTTGGACAATCCACAATTCATCAATTCAGACTATGATATCAACTACGTTGATCATCTTCTCTCTCAGGGGAATACCCTATTTTAA
- a CDS encoding elongation factor P — translation MVLSSQLSVGMFISTKDGLYKVVAVSKVTGNKGESFIKASLKAADSDVIVERNFKIGQEIKEAQFESRNLEYLYIEDENFLFLDLGNYEKIYISKEIMKDNFLFLKAGVTVSAMVYDDVVFSIELPHFLELMVSKTDFPGDSLLITGGTKKALLETGVEITVPPFVEIGDIIKIDTRTCEYIQRV, via the coding sequence ATGGTATTAAGTAGCCAACTCTCAGTGGGAATGTTTATTTCCACAAAAGATGGTCTTTATAAAGTCGTAGCGGTTTCTAAAGTTACAGGGAATAAAGGGGAGTCTTTTATCAAGGCTTCGTTAAAAGCTGCTGATTCCGACGTCATTGTTGAAAGAAATTTTAAAATTGGCCAAGAAATAAAAGAAGCCCAGTTTGAATCTAGAAATCTAGAGTATCTCTATATTGAGGATGAAAACTTTCTTTTCTTAGATTTGGGAAATTATGAAAAAATTTATATTTCTAAAGAAATCATGAAGGATAATTTTTTATTCTTAAAAGCAGGGGTTACTGTTTCTGCTATGGTTTATGATGATGTTGTTTTTTCTATAGAGTTGCCCCACTTTTTAGAGTTGATGGTATCTAAAACAGATTTCCCTGGAGACTCGCTTTTAATTACCGGGGGGACAAAAAAAGCTTTATTAGAAACCGGGGTCGAAATTACAGTACCTCCTTTTGTAGAAATTGGAGATATCATAAAAATTGATACGCGTACGTGTGAATATATTCAACGCGTATAA
- a CDS encoding ATP-binding cassette domain-containing protein: protein MTVKVRNLAYSINDKLILSNVSFSLEEGHITLFVGKSGSGKTTILRALVGLVEPSSGDILIEGETPALVFQQPELFPHMTVLDNCMHPQMKVKHRSKEEAKDKACNLLKLLDIENISTSYPHHLSGGQKQRVAIVRSLCMDKHTLLFDEPTSALDPFSTSTFRRLLESLRDQNLTLGVSTHDMHFVQGCLDRVYLVDQGEIVSTYDKRDGALDDDHPLNLYLNSAR from the coding sequence ATGACTGTTAAGGTTAGAAATCTTGCTTATTCGATAAATGATAAACTCATTTTATCCAACGTATCGTTTTCCTTAGAAGAAGGGCATATCACACTCTTTGTTGGTAAGAGCGGTTCTGGGAAAACTACAATATTACGTGCTCTTGTTGGCTTAGTCGAGCCCTCAAGTGGGGACATCTTGATAGAAGGCGAGACTCCCGCGCTAGTCTTTCAGCAGCCGGAGCTTTTCCCTCATATGACAGTTTTAGATAACTGTATGCATCCGCAAATGAAGGTGAAGCATAGAAGTAAAGAAGAAGCCAAAGACAAGGCTTGTAATCTTTTAAAACTTTTAGACATTGAAAACATTTCCACAAGTTATCCACACCATCTTTCTGGAGGACAAAAACAACGTGTAGCTATAGTCCGTTCTCTATGCATGGACAAGCACACGCTGCTTTTTGATGAGCCGACATCTGCATTAGATCCTTTTTCAACATCTACATTTAGACGTCTTCTTGAGTCTTTAAGAGATCAAAATCTTACACTAGGAGTATCTACTCATGACATGCACTTTGTTCAGGGATGTTTAGATCGCGTCTATCTTGTAGATCAGGGAGAAATTGTTAGCACGTATGATAAGCGCGACGGCGCTTTAGATGATGATCACCCTTTAAATCTTTATCTAAATTCCGCGCGATAG
- a CDS encoding amino acid ABC transporter permease: protein MEHVVATAKVLLRGCGYTLCVSGISILFGSLLGLIIGTMTSRYFPCRITRWLGNLYVTVIRGTPLFIQILIFYFGLPSIIRLDPTPLMAGLIALSINSSAYLAESIRGGINALSVGQWESAKVLGYKKSQIFAYIIYPQVFKNILPSLTNEFVALIKESSILMVVGVPELTKVSKDIVSRELNPMEMYSICAALYLLMTSLFSYVARLLERRRGYDC from the coding sequence ATGGAACATGTGGTTGCTACAGCAAAGGTGCTATTGCGAGGTTGCGGGTATACGTTATGCGTTAGCGGGATCTCTATATTGTTTGGCTCCTTATTAGGTTTAATTATCGGAACGATGACATCGCGTTATTTTCCTTGTCGTATTACGCGCTGGCTAGGAAATCTCTACGTTACGGTAATTCGGGGCACACCACTATTCATTCAGATTCTTATATTCTACTTTGGTCTTCCTTCCATCATTAGGTTGGATCCTACACCATTAATGGCGGGGTTAATTGCTTTAAGCATTAATTCCTCAGCTTATCTCGCTGAGAGTATCCGTGGGGGAATTAATGCTCTATCTGTAGGACAGTGGGAATCTGCCAAAGTTTTAGGTTATAAAAAGTCGCAAATTTTTGCGTATATCATCTATCCGCAAGTGTTTAAAAATATCCTACCTTCTTTAACTAACGAGTTTGTTGCCTTGATTAAAGAAAGTAGCATTTTAATGGTTGTAGGCGTTCCTGAGCTTACTAAAGTGAGTAAGGATATTGTTTCTAGGGAGCTTAATCCTATGGAGATGTATAGCATCTGTGCAGCTTTGTATCTGCTTATGACATCATTATTTTCTTATGTCGCTAGATTACTAGAAAGAAGGAGGGGTTATGACTGTTAA
- a CDS encoding DUF648 domain-containing protein — protein sequence MRIHESFCLSSFNKEPSCFDKVLSTVDRYFYFGGKQIEIVARNEKTRELFCLTSPGRNVSIVEKVLKILSYFIFPIVLTALLVRFLLYKILHKNHRVVLINSQEPCTPIGLYLKEAIAIRDKFMDLRGKLRNNNELRRALIGEGLWVEHFYLDETSTQLLLTMTSQRFSDIAFTFVVPATANVMPKPEDLQCSIMEHLWNCTKAINVAQRKKLDNLILSKPVGISVRDGVLIHHIHSIHLHERSLNKKNVSTSVEEHNNLQNCLNDLVNFTVATGYHGKAFAKSHRKFVCMDNAENLYMTLVIDPGHVCQRCPNKNAEIENRASCLMPILKSVPPEYLKGMLGQIPSSIKSKIENLHSLLSKQFLNNTLDIQAPLFSPDALQGQISDEEKKELVKNFLGFISKRAVVQNDQGRPRVLFYKHGQSYPGGGDGVLINQLNNYGSMFFKTTGTQEKCLGESIMDQLVHMGIFSEYENTDTIVCAYFD from the coding sequence ATGAGAATACACGAAAGTTTTTGTTTAAGTTCTTTTAATAAAGAACCGAGTTGCTTTGATAAGGTTTTATCTACGGTAGATCGTTATTTCTATTTCGGCGGGAAACAGATAGAGATTGTTGCTAGAAATGAAAAAACACGAGAACTTTTCTGTCTTACTAGTCCTGGGCGAAATGTCTCTATTGTAGAAAAGGTTTTGAAAATCCTTTCTTATTTCATATTCCCAATTGTGCTTACTGCTCTGCTTGTACGCTTCTTACTGTATAAAATATTACATAAAAATCATAGGGTGGTCTTGATCAATAGCCAAGAGCCCTGCACACCGATTGGTCTCTATTTAAAAGAGGCTATAGCCATCCGTGATAAGTTCATGGATTTACGTGGTAAACTACGTAATAACAATGAACTTAGAAGAGCTCTTATAGGTGAGGGACTGTGGGTAGAGCATTTTTATCTAGATGAAACCTCGACTCAACTCTTGCTTACGATGACCTCACAGCGTTTCTCGGATATAGCCTTTACCTTTGTAGTTCCTGCTACAGCTAACGTAATGCCGAAACCTGAGGATCTGCAGTGCTCTATAATGGAGCATTTATGGAACTGTACAAAAGCGATAAACGTTGCTCAACGAAAGAAATTAGACAATTTAATCCTTAGCAAACCTGTGGGTATCAGTGTACGCGATGGCGTGCTGATTCATCATATTCATAGTATCCATCTACACGAGAGATCTTTGAATAAAAAGAACGTTTCCACAAGTGTTGAAGAGCATAATAACCTACAGAATTGCTTAAATGATCTTGTGAACTTTACTGTAGCAACAGGTTATCATGGGAAGGCATTTGCAAAATCGCACAGGAAATTTGTCTGCATGGATAATGCAGAAAATCTCTATATGACTCTGGTCATTGACCCTGGCCACGTATGTCAAAGATGCCCAAATAAAAATGCGGAGATAGAAAATCGCGCTTCCTGCCTAATGCCGATACTTAAGAGTGTGCCTCCAGAGTATCTTAAAGGGATGTTAGGACAGATCCCTAGCTCGATAAAATCTAAGATAGAAAATTTACACTCCTTATTGTCTAAACAATTCTTAAACAACACTTTGGACATCCAAGCGCCTTTATTTTCTCCTGATGCTCTACAGGGGCAAATATCAGATGAAGAAAAGAAAGAATTAGTGAAAAACTTCCTAGGGTTTATCTCGAAAAGAGCTGTTGTTCAAAATGACCAAGGGCGTCCTAGGGTGCTCTTCTACAAGCATGGGCAAAGTTATCCTGGAGGAGGCGACGGAGTATTGATTAATCAGCTGAATAATTATGGCTCTATGTTCTTCAAGACTACCGGCACTCAGGAAAAATGTTTAGGGGAGAGTATTATGGATCAGCTGGTGCATATGGGGATCTTCTCTGAATATGAAAATACCGACACGATAGTTTGCGCCTATTTTGACTAG
- the incA gene encoding inclusion membrane protein IncA gives MTVSTDNTSPVISRASSPTFGDHGKDFDNNKIIPISIEAPTSSAAAVGAKTAIEPEGRSPLLQRICYLVKIIAAIALFVVGIAALVCLYLGSVISTPSLILMLAIMLVSFVIVITAIRDGTPSQVVRHMKQQIQQFGEENTRLHTAVENLKAVNVELSEQINQLKQLHTRLSDFGDRLEANTGDFTALIADFQLSLEEFKSVGTKVETMLSPFEKLAQSLKETFSQEAVQAMMSSVTELRTNLNALKELITENKTVIEQLKADAQLREEQVRFLEKRKQELEEACSTLSHSIATLQESTTLLKDSTTNLHAVESRLIGVMVQDGAESSTVEEASQDDSAQPQDENQSDAGEHKDS, from the coding sequence ATGACAGTATCCACAGACAACACAAGTCCTGTAATATCGAGAGCGTCCTCACCTACTTTTGGAGATCATGGTAAGGATTTCGACAACAATAAAATTATACCCATTTCAATAGAAGCTCCAACTTCTTCAGCTGCTGCTGTAGGGGCTAAAACGGCTATCGAGCCTGAAGGAAGAAGCCCACTACTTCAAAGGATTTGCTATCTTGTTAAAATTATCGCTGCCATCGCCCTCTTTGTTGTTGGTATCGCAGCCTTAGTTTGCTTATATCTCGGTAGCGTTATCTCAACGCCTTCTCTTATTCTTATGCTTGCGATCATGCTTGTATCCTTTGTGATCGTTATTACGGCAATTCGAGATGGCACACCGTCTCAAGTGGTCCGTCACATGAAACAGCAAATTCAGCAATTTGGCGAAGAAAACACGCGTTTACATACCGCAGTAGAAAATCTAAAAGCTGTTAACGTTGAGCTCTCAGAGCAAATTAACCAACTTAAACAACTACATACTAGATTATCGGATTTTGGTGATAGGCTTGAAGCGAATACCGGTGATTTTACTGCACTTATTGCGGATTTCCAACTCAGTCTGGAAGAGTTTAAGTCTGTTGGTACTAAAGTTGAAACCATGCTCTCTCCATTTGAGAAATTAGCTCAGTCTTTGAAAGAGACCTTTTCTCAAGAAGCTGTTCAGGCAATGATGTCCTCTGTAACTGAGTTAAGAACCAATTTGAATGCATTGAAAGAGCTTATAACAGAGAATAAAACCGTAATAGAGCAACTAAAAGCTGATGCTCAACTTAGAGAAGAGCAAGTGCGGTTTTTAGAAAAGCGTAAACAAGAGTTAGAAGAGGCTTGTTCAACATTGTCCCATTCAATTGCGACTCTACAGGAATCCACAACCCTTCTAAAGGACTCTACAACTAACTTACATGCAGTTGAAAGTCGTCTTATCGGTGTTATGGTTCAGGATGGTGCAGAGTCCTCCACCGTAGAGGAAGCTTCACAAGATGATAGCGCGCAACCCCAAGATGAAAATCAATCTGATGCTGGAGAGCATAAAGATAGTTAA
- the rpe gene encoding ribulose-phosphate 3-epimerase has translation MNKKQRQKTLIAPSIMGGDLACIGAEAKKIEESGADLIHIDVMDGHFVPNLTFGPGVIAAINRSTDLFLEVHAMIYTPFDFIEAFVKAGADRVIVHFEASEDLKELLAYIKKCGIQAGLAFSPETSIEFIPPFLPFCDVLLLMSVHPGFCGQGFIPDVPDKIRFTRQALKTMGLEDSCLIEVDGGINEASAKECREAGADILVAASYMFQKDALTMEEKVLLLRGENHGIK, from the coding sequence GTGAATAAAAAACAACGTCAGAAAACATTAATCGCCCCCTCAATTATGGGAGGAGACCTTGCATGTATAGGTGCAGAGGCAAAAAAAATAGAAGAATCTGGAGCGGATCTCATTCATATTGATGTTATGGATGGGCACTTCGTTCCCAATCTGACTTTTGGCCCAGGAGTCATCGCAGCAATCAATAGATCCACAGACCTCTTCTTAGAAGTTCATGCGATGATTTATACGCCTTTTGATTTTATAGAAGCCTTTGTAAAGGCTGGGGCTGATCGTGTCATCGTGCATTTTGAAGCCTCCGAAGATCTCAAAGAATTATTAGCTTATATTAAAAAATGTGGAATACAAGCAGGGCTAGCTTTTTCTCCAGAAACCTCTATAGAATTCATTCCTCCATTTTTACCTTTCTGCGATGTTCTATTATTAATGTCGGTACATCCTGGATTTTGCGGTCAGGGATTCATTCCTGATGTTCCTGATAAAATTCGTTTTACAAGACAAGCACTTAAAACTATGGGTCTGGAAGATTCCTGTTTGATTGAAGTGGATGGAGGAATAAACGAGGCTTCTGCAAAAGAATGTCGCGAAGCAGGTGCGGATATTTTAGTCGCTGCATCCTACATGTTCCAAAAAGATGCGCTGACTATGGAAGAAAAAGTTTTGCTACTTCGAGGAGAAAATCATGGTATTAAGTAG
- the argR gene encoding arginine repressor has product MKKNVALDKALKEILNEEGASTQEEICEKLSSLGIATTQSSVSRWLKKVHAIKIPGDKGARYSLPPSIDDSSIKHLVFSIRHNSSLIVIRTAPGSASWIASLIDNKFAESILGTLAGDDTIFITPITESTISLTAKDIENFLLVFSE; this is encoded by the coding sequence ATGAAAAAAAATGTAGCACTGGATAAAGCTTTAAAAGAAATTTTAAACGAAGAAGGAGCTTCAACTCAGGAAGAAATTTGCGAAAAACTCTCTTCCTTAGGAATTGCAACGACACAATCTTCTGTGTCTCGCTGGCTAAAAAAGGTTCACGCTATAAAAATCCCTGGGGACAAAGGTGCCCGCTACTCTCTTCCTCCCTCAATAGACGACTCTAGCATCAAACATTTGGTCTTTTCTATCCGTCATAATTCTTCTTTAATTGTCATACGCACAGCTCCTGGTTCAGCTTCCTGGATAGCTAGCTTAATTGATAACAAGTTTGCAGAAAGCATCTTAGGGACTTTAGCCGGTGATGACACCATTTTCATCACACCCATCACAGAATCAACAATTTCCTTAACAGCCAAAGATATAGAAAACTTCTTGCTAGTTTTTTCGGAATAA